The sequence below is a genomic window from Eleginops maclovinus isolate JMC-PN-2008 ecotype Puerto Natales chromosome 20, JC_Emac_rtc_rv5, whole genome shotgun sequence.
CTGTGTATGATAACGTTACCCCCAATGGGCTGTATTAACTTAAATCATGTTTTGCCTGGTAGTTCATTAATCGTTGCGTCTCTAGATATAATTTCTAACGACAGCAAtctgtataaaaacaaacacaatgattATCTTACTGTTATCATTTGCAAATAACTATCAAATCCTTGAGGTAATATACTAACATTCGGAAGATGTCACGCAGGAAAAAGTTAAGACAGGGAAGATATGAATAAATTGCTGTGTTGTCTTTTACTAGCACTTCCTTGTAAAACATATAAGTATAAAAGAGTGCTATTACCCCATTTTGTGAATAGGATTTAACCACTGCgcttccctctgtgtgtttcaggttgCACCAGGTGTCCTTTGAAGCGCCCGCATGTGAAGGCATTAGAAACGAGCGTGTGTTCCTCATCGGAGACTTCTCATCGTCTGCAGAGTTTTTTGTCACCATCGCAGTCTTTGCCTTCCTCTATTCCCTCACGGCCACCATTGTCTACATCTTCTTTCAGAACAAGTACCGTGAAAACAACCGAGGCCCTCTCATTGTGAGTACAGTGGACCAAGGACATCCCAGGTTCAAGTGTTAGTTACTCACTTTATATAATCTTACCCTTGAGTTGAATTTGTCCATACCCTGTCTCTTCTTTATTTCTCACCATCAGGACTTTATAGTGACAGTGGTGTTCTCCTTCATGTGGCTGGTCAGTTCTTCCGCCTGGGCCAAAGCTCTGTCTGATGTGAAAACAGCCACTGATCCAGATGAGGTGCAGCTCCTCATCTCTGCCTGCAAAGTCCATTCTAACAAGTGCGGCTCTGTGCATGGACCACACTGGTCGGGTCTCAACACCTCAGTGGTAGGTTCGCAGGATGTGTGTCCCAAACACTGGgcaaaaatacatacagtacataaagaGCATATTCTtatgaagaaaatgtatgtgttcTCATTTCTGAAATTTAGcagttaaaaaatgaaatactgataCAGTTGCCGTTGAAAAGTCAGTCAAAGTAAAACCCATAAAAGTACTGTAGGTACTTTAAGTTCTTAAGTGAATGGGTGAAGTTAAAGCAAAGCACTGAAAGGAGTTGAAATGTtaactcacgtgtttcattaatatgtttattagaaaccGTATATAGTTTtgagaacattgagtgatgattagataactatcccccgagcctacagatggaagctggggagggagccggggtggtggtggggcaggcgagcatcgccaacgtgaacgcagcaacagcagcagtgaggtgaggtgaacacattagcagcgtggaaacagcagtagtagcagcagcagcattagcaaggcagaggtaggcggatccaacagcttaaataaagcgccagattaggagactccgtctggttggttgcaagtgtgaggaggggcgttatgtgcgacTGTATCActggtgctcgagttgactgcctgaactagctcgcaggcttcacCCCATTTAGTGTAACTTCTGTGTGAAGTGTGGAAATTCTTCAAGCAGAAAAAGTTGTCCCTGTTATTCAAAGATGATGACCTGATAGGGGTTCAAGTGTGGAAGTATAACAGATATACAGGCTTAGGGAGTGACAGATAACATGTAGGATGATGACACGaaacatttgtgttgtgcacttttatttttggtctataggctgctgcctgaatatgaTTAACCACATTTTTTATCCTCATATCCCATATCGTGGTGCCTTCTTTCTTACggttcttctctcttttttatttgcattgcatttgatattgagttatccaaaagtaacggaaagtaatcaagttacactacttttatattaatgtaaccctcccaaccctttATAAACATGATACGAAGCTTTATCaaataaacaagagaaaataaccTTCGAAAAGAAGATCCaagatattttgtttattgtcattgcatgtTTATAAGAAGGAGTTCAAATGTCAGTTGAAATAGTAGGATGAAGAAGAGCTTGAATGAATCAAAGCACTCCTTTACTAAAGAAGCTGAGCCTTTTCTTCACATTTGAGTGACGTTTATATGTGTTGttgagaaaattaaataagaaCTTTGGGTTAAAACATTGCTTTGTCTTCTTCCCCTTCAGCTTTTTGGGTTCCTCAACTTCGTTCTATGGGCAGGGAACATTTGGTTTGTCTTTAAGGAGACCGGTTGGCACAAGGGTGCTTCGAGATTAGCAGACGGGGCATCGGAGAAACAGGCGGGCACCTTTAACCAGCAGCAGACCTACAACCAGGGAAGCTTTGACCAATCAGGGAGCTACAACACCCAGGGCAACTATGATCAGGCCTCTGAGTACAGCCAGGTGGGAGGGCCAACCTCCTACTCCAACCAGATGTAGTCAAGCCGTTTCCTATAGCGGGGGCCCTTCTGCGATTCAAATAAGGCAATCGGGAGGATCAGAAAAGAGGAAGGTTTGTcgaaaaaggaataaaaaaaggcattaaGGGTGACAGAGTTTACCTATTGTGTATATAAGTATTGTGGggtattgtaaaaaaataatttgacatGGTCTTTTTATCTTTATCTGTCAGAGGTGTTTTTTGCTAAATGTCGTATTTCTTGTAGTTTCAAAAGTGAAGGTTTTTTTCAAAGTGGTTTGCCCTGTTGTGAAAGGG
It includes:
- the synpra gene encoding synaptoporin; this encodes MDTADQLVSAGTFHVLKLPLGFIRVLEWLFAIFAFATCGGYSGQLRVSVDCMEKARSNLSIGIDFAYPFRLHQVSFEAPACEGIRNERVFLIGDFSSSAEFFVTIAVFAFLYSLTATIVYIFFQNKYRENNRGPLIDFIVTVVFSFMWLVSSSAWAKALSDVKTATDPDEVQLLISACKVHSNKCGSVHGPHWSGLNTSVLFGFLNFVLWAGNIWFVFKETGWHKGASRLADGASEKQAGTFNQQQTYNQGSFDQSGSYNTQGNYDQASEYSQVGGPTSYSNQM